From one Desmospora activa DSM 45169 genomic stretch:
- a CDS encoding SGNH/GDSL hydrolase family protein has protein sequence MKRVWIGMFLSVLLITAWAMVTTDKRSEATGVEIQYVAEAKAEQPPQKTWVGSWAASPQYPSAEATEGVSNQTVRMIVRPHLNGDRVRIRLSNTFGERPVTFEEGYIADVLDGATTVPSSQRQLRFNGRKSITLAAGQSIMSDPVRFAVSREQDVAISLYVKGESGPITWHRLAKQASYISEEGNFSTDHRSDPFIRRTYSWYWITGLDVLAPTDTVGIVCMGDSITDGAGSTSGANARYPDFLSQRLQAEGLSWGVMNAGISGNKILRDDPVYGPKALDRFQRDVLDQSGVTHVILLEGINDIGHTPGERNPDAIISGMRQMITQAHDRGLKIYGGTLTPYGGADYYTEEGNLVRRQVNHWIRTSGEFDGVIDFDAALRDPERPNRMLPVYDSGDHLHPSDAGYRRMAEEVNLQLFQ, from the coding sequence ATGAAAAGAGTTTGGATCGGGATGTTCTTGTCGGTACTGTTGATTACAGCCTGGGCTATGGTTACCACGGATAAAAGAAGTGAAGCGACTGGAGTGGAAATACAGTATGTAGCTGAGGCGAAAGCGGAGCAACCACCGCAGAAAACCTGGGTGGGCTCATGGGCTGCCAGCCCCCAGTATCCCTCCGCAGAAGCGACGGAAGGGGTATCCAACCAAACGGTTCGCATGATTGTACGCCCTCATTTAAATGGAGATCGGGTACGGATTCGTTTATCTAACACTTTTGGCGAAAGGCCGGTCACCTTTGAAGAGGGATATATTGCAGATGTCCTCGATGGTGCGACCACAGTTCCCAGTAGCCAGCGGCAATTGCGGTTTAATGGGCGAAAGAGCATCACGTTGGCAGCGGGTCAGTCGATTATGAGTGATCCCGTCCGCTTTGCGGTTTCCCGTGAACAGGATGTGGCGATTAGCCTGTATGTGAAGGGGGAAAGCGGCCCTATCACATGGCACCGCTTGGCGAAACAAGCTTCGTACATATCGGAAGAGGGGAACTTCTCTACGGATCATCGCTCCGATCCCTTTATCCGGCGGACCTATTCCTGGTACTGGATAACGGGGTTGGATGTATTGGCTCCCACAGATACAGTGGGGATTGTTTGTATGGGGGATTCCATTACGGATGGCGCCGGATCGACCAGTGGAGCTAATGCCCGCTATCCTGACTTTTTATCGCAACGCCTTCAAGCGGAAGGATTGTCATGGGGTGTGATGAACGCCGGCATATCGGGAAATAAGATATTGCGTGATGATCCGGTATACGGCCCTAAAGCACTGGACCGCTTTCAGCGGGATGTGCTCGACCAGTCAGGGGTAACCCATGTTATCCTGTTGGAGGGGATCAACGATATCGGGCATACACCCGGTGAACGCAATCCCGATGCGATTATTTCCGGGATGCGGCAAATGATCACCCAGGCGCACGACCGCGGGTTAAAGATATACGGGGGGACGTTGACTCCCTATGGCGGGGCGGATTATTACACGGAAGAAGGAAACCTCGTCCGGCGCCAGGTCAATCATTGGATTCGCACCAGCGGCGAATTTGACGGCGTGATCGATTTTGATGCAGCACTTCGCGATCCGGAGCGACCCAATCGCATGTTGCCCGTATATGATTCCGGCGATCATCTCCACCCCAGTGATGCCGGATACCGGCGGATGGCGGAAGAAGTAAATCTGCAGTTGTTTCAATAA
- the gatA gene encoding Asp-tRNA(Asn)/Glu-tRNA(Gln) amidotransferase subunit GatA produces MSLIKETIRSLHKRVKQREITAVDLVEASLDRIQKVDGQVGAFLMVDEEGVRQRARALDEQGVADDVLSAIPMGMKDNISTTGVATTAGSRILGDYTPVYNATVMEKLNGVGANMVGKMNMDEFAMGSSNENSGFHPVRNPWDLKRVPGGSSGGSAAAVASGQVTFALGSDTGGSIRQPASYCGVVGLKPTYGRVSRYGLIAFASSLDQIGPLTRNVEDAAAVLQTIAGYDPKDSTSAKVDVPNYLASLTGEIRGLKVAVPKEMMGAGIDAGVKQRVQEALKLMERLGATVEEVSLPHAEYAVATYYLLAPAEASSNLARYDGVRYGIRVEGENLIDMFHRTRSTGFGAEVKRRIMLGTYALSSGYYDAYYRKAQQVRTLIRQDFEAIFEKYDVVVGPTAPTTAFALGEKTDDPLTMYLNDICTIPVNLAGLPAISLPCGLVDGLPVGLQIIGKAFDEQGVLRVAHAYEQQSERLPDPQVGGGES; encoded by the coding sequence ATGTCGCTGATTAAAGAAACCATCCGTTCTTTACATAAACGGGTTAAACAAAGAGAGATTACCGCAGTTGATCTTGTTGAGGCATCCTTAGACCGCATTCAAAAAGTGGACGGGCAAGTGGGGGCGTTTCTGATGGTGGATGAAGAGGGAGTGCGCCAGCGTGCCCGTGCCCTGGATGAACAGGGTGTCGCAGACGATGTTCTATCCGCGATTCCCATGGGTATGAAAGACAACATCAGCACAACCGGTGTGGCTACCACCGCAGGAAGCCGTATTTTGGGTGATTACACTCCTGTTTATAACGCCACCGTGATGGAAAAGTTGAACGGTGTCGGAGCTAATATGGTAGGGAAAATGAATATGGATGAGTTTGCCATGGGTTCCTCCAATGAAAACTCCGGTTTTCATCCGGTGCGCAATCCTTGGGATCTCAAGCGTGTTCCAGGTGGTTCCAGCGGAGGTTCGGCAGCGGCGGTGGCATCGGGACAGGTGACTTTTGCCCTCGGTTCCGACACCGGCGGCTCCATCCGTCAACCGGCTTCTTATTGCGGAGTGGTGGGGCTGAAGCCCACTTACGGACGGGTGTCCCGCTACGGTCTAATCGCCTTTGCCTCTTCCTTGGACCAAATTGGGCCGTTAACCCGCAATGTGGAAGATGCGGCGGCAGTATTGCAAACCATCGCCGGATATGACCCCAAGGATTCCACTTCAGCCAAAGTAGATGTACCGAATTATCTCGCTTCATTGACTGGGGAGATCCGGGGGTTAAAAGTAGCTGTCCCCAAAGAGATGATGGGAGCAGGCATCGATGCAGGCGTCAAACAACGTGTACAAGAAGCGTTGAAATTAATGGAGCGGCTGGGGGCAACGGTGGAAGAGGTCTCCTTGCCCCATGCGGAGTATGCGGTGGCTACCTATTACTTGTTGGCACCGGCGGAGGCGTCTTCCAATCTGGCACGCTATGACGGGGTGCGCTACGGTATTCGGGTGGAAGGGGAGAATTTGATCGATATGTTCCACCGCACCCGCAGCACCGGCTTTGGGGCTGAAGTAAAGCGTCGGATCATGTTGGGAACCTACGCCCTTTCCTCCGGCTACTATGATGCCTATTACCGCAAAGCGCAACAAGTGCGCACCCTGATTCGCCAAGACTTTGAAGCCATTTTTGAAAAATATGATGTGGTAGTGGGACCGACTGCACCGACGACGGCGTTTGCCCTGGGAGAAAAGACAGACGATCCTCTCACCATGTATTTAAATGATATCTGTACCATTCCAGTCAATTTAGCCGGCCTGCCAGCGATCAGCCTGCCCTGTGGTCTGGTTGACGGCTTGCCGGTCGGTCTACAAATTATAGGCAAAGCTTTTGATGAGCAAGGTGTGTTGCGTGTCGCCCATGCTTATGAACAACAATCGGAGCGGTTGCCGGATCCGCAAGTGGGAGGTGGGGAATCATGA
- the gatC gene encoding Asp-tRNA(Asn)/Glu-tRNA(Gln) amidotransferase subunit GatC codes for MAISKEQVEHVAKLARLDLNEEEAQMYTEQLNDILRFAEKLNELDTDGVEPTSHVLPMANVLREDERKDSLPREQALANAPDQQEGLFRVPPVFEE; via the coding sequence ATGGCAATTTCAAAAGAGCAAGTGGAACATGTGGCCAAGTTGGCCCGGTTGGACCTGAACGAAGAAGAGGCACAGATGTATACCGAACAACTAAACGATATTTTACGATTCGCTGAAAAGTTGAATGAATTGGATACTGATGGGGTGGAGCCCACCAGCCATGTGTTGCCGATGGCCAATGTATTGCGGGAAGACGAGCGGAAAGATTCGCTGCCACGGGAGCAGGCGCTGGCAAACGCCCCGGATCAACAAGAGGGGTTGTTCCGTGTACCGCCGGTGTTTGAGGAGTAA
- a CDS encoding YegS/Rv2252/BmrU family lipid kinase, producing the protein MKRARLIYNRTAGKEGIERKLPRILERLEEKGLEASCHATRFPGDAAEAASKAVERGFDVVIAAGGDGTIHEVVNGIAPYSTRPQLGIIPCGTSNDLARALHLPRDMVAACDVIGEGHIRSMDVGIVQDHYFINVAAAGFLTEVTHQTPSRLKTVLGHFAYYAKGLEKLGTLLRPFQVRLESPQKTVEEEIFLIIVANSPSIGGFDHLVTQADIGDGLLDVLVVRKANLPELVHLVGSILRGEHLDDERVLYFQTNRLQVISSQPMKLNLDGEWGGDFFGRFETLAGHLSVLCPAEERVFSEQERKRMHHRRGERR; encoded by the coding sequence ATGAAGCGTGCACGCCTGATTTATAACCGAACGGCGGGGAAAGAAGGCATTGAGAGGAAGCTGCCCCGCATATTGGAGCGTCTTGAAGAAAAGGGGTTGGAGGCGTCTTGTCACGCCACCCGTTTTCCGGGTGATGCTGCTGAGGCTGCGTCAAAAGCGGTAGAGCGGGGGTTTGATGTCGTCATCGCCGCTGGAGGAGACGGTACCATCCATGAGGTGGTAAACGGGATCGCTCCCTACTCCACCCGGCCACAGCTCGGTATTATTCCCTGTGGAACGAGCAATGACTTGGCTCGTGCGCTTCACCTGCCGCGAGATATGGTGGCCGCATGCGATGTGATTGGTGAAGGGCATATCCGTTCCATGGATGTAGGGATTGTACAGGATCATTATTTTATCAATGTAGCCGCTGCCGGTTTTCTGACGGAAGTGACACACCAGACACCGAGTCGGCTGAAGACAGTGCTGGGTCACTTCGCCTATTACGCCAAGGGATTGGAAAAATTGGGCACGTTGCTGCGCCCTTTTCAGGTTCGCTTGGAATCGCCGCAAAAGACGGTGGAAGAAGAGATTTTCCTGATTATCGTGGCCAACAGCCCTTCCATTGGCGGATTTGATCATTTGGTTACACAGGCGGATATCGGCGATGGTTTGTTGGATGTTTTGGTCGTGCGCAAAGCGAACCTGCCGGAGTTAGTGCATTTGGTTGGTTCTATTCTCAGGGGAGAACACTTGGATGATGAACGGGTGCTTTATTTCCAGACAAACCGGTTGCAGGTGATTTCCAGTCAACCGATGAAGCTAAACCTGGATGGGGAATGGGGCGGTGACTTTTTCGGTCGTTTTGAGACGCTCGCAGGACATCTCTCCGTTTTGTGTCCTGCTGAGGAGCGGGTGTTCTCGGAGCAAGAGAGGAAGCGAATGCACCATCGCCGTGGAGAAAGGCGCTAA
- a CDS encoding cytosine permease: MSSKKTEDLIMLTKDYSREPVPLSERRSWIPLTLIWLAMGVDLSALVLGSTLASGLTLLDAIIVVSIGSFILAVIGAVCSYVGSTTGLSTAMINRFAFGERGAYVVIIVASIAMFGWFGVTAGFFGESASYTLAAVTGLEINPKWLALVGGLLMTVTATIGYKAIEKLSMVAVPLMLGMLISMIYKLIAGGSENLNALLTIQPPDSMGIGMAISLVAGAFISACSHSPDVGRWAKKPSDAVLSGFFGFLIGNSLMMFLAAFLTRLTGTEDVIQIMLAIGWGFAAVIILILAQWTTNDNNMYSLGLNLSIMFKWVPKSVLTIIAGLLGTGLAVAGIYGRFIDFLTILSPFAAPFVGIYLVEYFFLNRSRFKMAFIYQHKVKPFYWHSLLVWGIASLLGLMTTPAADGGLGKLTLTQIPILDGLLTAMLLQFLLGKIIARIQQKKDLSKTTVA; this comes from the coding sequence ATGAGTAGCAAAAAAACAGAAGACCTCATCATGTTGACAAAAGATTACTCACGGGAACCTGTTCCTCTATCCGAACGTCGGAGTTGGATTCCCCTTACTTTGATCTGGTTGGCGATGGGGGTGGATCTGTCCGCACTGGTGCTGGGGTCCACCCTCGCTTCCGGTTTGACACTGTTGGACGCCATCATCGTGGTTTCAATCGGGTCATTCATATTAGCTGTCATTGGGGCCGTCTGCTCATACGTCGGATCAACAACCGGTTTATCCACCGCCATGATCAATCGTTTTGCCTTTGGTGAGCGCGGTGCCTATGTGGTCATCATCGTAGCCAGCATAGCCATGTTCGGCTGGTTTGGTGTTACCGCCGGTTTTTTTGGAGAATCCGCCTCTTATACGTTAGCGGCTGTAACCGGATTGGAAATTAACCCCAAATGGCTCGCCCTGGTCGGGGGGCTGTTGATGACAGTAACCGCCACCATCGGTTACAAAGCGATTGAAAAGTTGAGCATGGTTGCCGTCCCTCTGATGCTGGGAATGTTAATATCGATGATCTATAAATTAATCGCCGGTGGCTCAGAAAATCTAAATGCGCTTTTGACCATACAACCCCCAGATTCAATGGGGATCGGTATGGCGATATCCTTAGTTGCCGGAGCGTTTATCAGCGCCTGTTCCCATTCACCCGATGTCGGCCGCTGGGCGAAAAAGCCGAGTGACGCCGTTCTCTCCGGATTTTTCGGCTTTTTGATCGGAAACAGCCTGATGATGTTTTTGGCCGCCTTTTTAACCCGCCTGACGGGAACGGAAGATGTGATTCAAATTATGCTCGCCATCGGTTGGGGGTTTGCCGCCGTCATCATCCTCATTCTGGCCCAGTGGACCACCAACGATAACAATATGTATTCACTGGGATTAAATCTTTCCATCATGTTTAAATGGGTTCCAAAATCGGTTCTTACCATTATTGCCGGTCTGTTGGGAACCGGTTTAGCAGTAGCGGGCATCTATGGTCGTTTCATCGATTTTCTGACAATCCTCAGTCCCTTTGCCGCCCCGTTTGTAGGAATTTATCTGGTAGAGTATTTTTTCTTAAATCGGAGCCGTTTTAAAATGGCGTTTATCTACCAACATAAAGTGAAACCCTTTTACTGGCATTCTCTCCTAGTATGGGGAATTGCATCGTTGCTGGGGCTGATGACTACTCCTGCCGCTGATGGCGGGCTTGGGAAACTGACCCTGACCCAGATACCCATTTTGGACGGCTTATTGACAGCGATGCTGTTGCAATTCTTACTGGGAAAAATAATCGCCCGCATCCAACAGAAAAAAGACCTCTCCAAAACCACTGTTGCATAG
- the rlmD gene encoding 23S rRNA (uracil(1939)-C(5))-methyltransferase RlmD: MSKSNPPVKPGDQLTIEIDNQSHTGDGVGKVDGFTIFVPSSLPGERVKVKVTKVKKTYAHAQVEEWETTSPDRVEPPCPVFERCGGCQLQHLAYPAQLEMKRCQVVDSFARIGGLEEVRVLPVRGMEQPWHYRNKAQVPFAKRRGETVAGFYASASHAIVPFSHCMIQQDANDRTIQIVKEAVVELGIPPYEEKIHHGLLRHVMVRTGKQTGDVMVVLVTNGHRLPRKEELIARLKESVPGLASVVQNIHMRRSNRVLGQENRVLWGQGWIEDAIGHVRFRISPHSFFQVNPEQTVVLYEEVRRRAALRGDETVVDAYCGIGTIALYLARDVAQVYGVESVAEAVEDARINAELNGIKHATFETGAAEEVMPRWVKEGINPDVIVVDPPRKGCAPELLDAAMQMGPQRLIYVSCNPATLARDAAILAEKGYFTDEVQPVDLFPHTHHVECVAVFTPKDR; the protein is encoded by the coding sequence ATGAGTAAATCCAATCCTCCGGTTAAGCCGGGAGATCAGCTGACCATCGAGATCGATAACCAGAGCCATACCGGTGATGGGGTGGGCAAAGTGGACGGTTTTACGATTTTTGTGCCGTCATCGCTGCCTGGGGAACGCGTAAAAGTGAAAGTGACCAAAGTAAAAAAAACATACGCCCACGCTCAGGTGGAAGAGTGGGAAACCACCAGCCCGGATCGCGTAGAGCCGCCGTGTCCTGTTTTTGAGCGGTGCGGTGGATGTCAGCTGCAACATTTGGCATATCCCGCCCAATTGGAAATGAAGCGGTGTCAGGTGGTTGACAGTTTCGCACGTATCGGTGGATTGGAAGAGGTGCGCGTGTTGCCAGTGCGCGGCATGGAGCAACCGTGGCACTATCGCAATAAAGCCCAGGTTCCCTTTGCTAAGCGGCGTGGAGAAACAGTGGCGGGCTTTTACGCTTCCGCTTCCCATGCCATCGTTCCTTTTTCCCACTGTATGATTCAGCAGGATGCCAACGATCGCACAATCCAAATCGTGAAAGAGGCCGTTGTGGAACTGGGCATCCCACCGTATGAGGAGAAAATCCACCACGGTTTGTTGCGCCATGTGATGGTACGAACCGGTAAACAAACGGGGGATGTAATGGTAGTCCTGGTTACCAACGGCCACCGCCTTCCGCGCAAAGAGGAACTGATCGCTCGTTTAAAAGAGAGTGTACCCGGTTTGGCCTCGGTAGTGCAAAATATTCATATGCGCCGCAGTAATCGGGTACTCGGTCAGGAAAACCGCGTTTTATGGGGCCAAGGATGGATTGAGGATGCCATCGGCCATGTCCGTTTTCGCATCTCGCCCCATTCTTTTTTTCAGGTAAACCCGGAGCAGACAGTGGTTTTATATGAAGAGGTACGGAGGCGGGCTGCCTTACGCGGGGATGAGACAGTGGTGGACGCCTACTGTGGCATCGGTACGATCGCGCTGTATTTGGCTCGTGACGTTGCTCAGGTATACGGGGTGGAATCGGTGGCTGAAGCAGTGGAGGATGCCCGGATAAATGCAGAACTGAATGGGATTAAGCATGCCACCTTTGAAACGGGGGCTGCGGAAGAAGTGATGCCCCGCTGGGTCAAAGAAGGAATTAACCCTGATGTAATCGTCGTCGACCCGCCGCGCAAAGGGTGTGCACCGGAGCTACTGGATGCGGCGATGCAGATGGGACCGCAACGGTTGATCTATGTCTCTTGCAACCCGGCTACACTAGCCCGTGATGCCGCCATCCTAGCGGAAAAAGGCTACTTCACGGATGAGGTGCAGCCGGTCGATCTGTTCCCCCATACGCACCATGTGGAATGTGTGGCGGTGTTTACGCCAAAAGATCGCTAA
- the gatB gene encoding Asp-tRNA(Asn)/Glu-tRNA(Gln) amidotransferase subunit GatB encodes MSQFETVIGLEVHAELSTQTKIFCGCSTEFGAPPNTHTCPVCLGHPGVLPVLNKQAVDFAMKAALALNCEIAATSKFDRKNYFYPDLPKAYQISQYDQPIGQNGWLEIEVNGEKKRIGITRVHLEEDAGKLNHSDYGGDSLVDYNRVGVPLIEIVSEPDMRSPEEGRAYLEKLKQILQYTGVSDVKMEEGSLRCDANISLRPAGTKPFGTKTEMKNLNSFRNVERALVYEEKRQAEVLAQGGTIVQQTLRWLEDQNQTKVMRSKEEAHDYRYFPEPDLVQLHIDAAWRERVKDSLPELPDARKARYRSDFGLSDYDANLLTATPTIAAFYEETVGADAEPKAAANWISGELLGYLNTENKELEETAIQPSALAAMIRLIGEGIISNTIGKKVFKELVEKGGDPKRIVEEKGWVQISDEGKLKAIVTEVLEANPQSIADLKNGKDRALGFLVGQVMKATKGKANPKLVNQLIRDQIGS; translated from the coding sequence ATGAGTCAATTTGAAACGGTGATCGGACTGGAAGTACATGCAGAGCTTTCTACGCAAACGAAAATCTTTTGCGGATGTTCCACCGAGTTTGGAGCCCCTCCCAATACCCACACCTGTCCGGTCTGCTTGGGCCATCCCGGTGTGTTGCCCGTTTTAAACAAACAAGCGGTGGATTTTGCGATGAAAGCCGCCTTGGCTCTTAACTGCGAGATTGCCGCAACCAGCAAGTTTGACCGCAAAAACTATTTCTACCCTGATCTGCCTAAGGCGTATCAGATCTCGCAATATGATCAACCCATCGGTCAAAACGGCTGGTTGGAGATTGAAGTGAACGGTGAAAAGAAGCGTATCGGCATTACACGGGTTCATTTGGAAGAGGATGCCGGCAAACTGAATCACTCGGATTACGGCGGCGATTCCCTGGTAGACTACAACCGGGTGGGCGTCCCCCTGATCGAGATCGTTTCCGAGCCGGATATGCGCTCTCCAGAAGAGGGGCGCGCTTATCTGGAGAAACTAAAGCAGATCCTGCAATACACCGGTGTATCCGATGTCAAGATGGAGGAAGGATCGCTGCGCTGCGATGCCAACATCAGCTTGCGCCCGGCTGGAACCAAGCCCTTTGGCACGAAGACAGAGATGAAAAATCTCAATTCCTTCCGCAACGTGGAGCGGGCGTTGGTGTATGAGGAGAAGCGGCAGGCGGAGGTGCTCGCCCAAGGCGGCACAATTGTGCAGCAGACATTGCGCTGGTTGGAAGACCAAAATCAAACCAAGGTGATGCGCAGCAAGGAAGAAGCTCACGATTATCGCTATTTCCCGGAACCGGATCTGGTGCAGCTCCATATTGATGCTGCTTGGCGTGAACGCGTAAAAGACTCGTTGCCGGAACTGCCGGATGCGCGTAAGGCTCGCTATCGGTCCGACTTCGGCTTGTCCGATTATGACGCCAATCTGTTGACGGCTACACCCACAATCGCTGCATTTTATGAAGAGACCGTGGGTGCCGACGCCGAACCCAAAGCAGCTGCCAATTGGATTTCCGGTGAGCTGTTGGGGTATTTAAATACCGAGAATAAAGAACTGGAAGAGACCGCGATCCAACCGTCGGCTCTGGCTGCGATGATCCGCTTGATCGGAGAGGGGATTATCAGCAATACAATTGGGAAAAAAGTATTTAAAGAGCTAGTGGAAAAAGGGGGAGATCCCAAACGGATCGTCGAGGAAAAAGGCTGGGTGCAGATTAGTGACGAAGGAAAACTGAAAGCGATCGTCACGGAAGTGCTGGAAGCGAATCCTCAATCCATCGCCGATCTGAAAAACGGAAAAGATCGCGCGCTGGGTTTCCTGGTGGGACAGGTGATGAAAGCGACGAAAGGAAAGGCGAACCCCAAGCTGGTCAACCAGCTGATCCGGGACCAAATCGGTTCATAA
- a CDS encoding DCC1-like thiol-disulfide oxidoreductase family protein, translating into MIQQLERWLSHPHHLIGVALFRIFTGVGISFYLIYHWPERHLLWGDTGLWPREVYLAEAADRGIWTLFHLTESPWLLEAVYGGGLVVSFLFTIGLWTRPLSIAVFLVFWSLYYRNTNVPNGGDNLIRIQLFFLMFTQAGARLSVDAWLRRRSGKPPSPLSRMLRPYGALFHNLAVVAMVGQLLFLYFTAGIYKVMGSMWQEGTAVYYAMRVQDFVWPGVSKVIWASEGGIVFLTYSSVLFQIAFPFLLLNRWSKYAAILGALLFHAGVGLMMNLVLFSWYMIACEWLLLSDREYRWLKNTLSPLLPRKGGLTMKHGSSENNRPSAMSITVFYDGWCRFCTKSVTTASRLDWFGWIRFVSFREPGIIQQWNLDPEKVEKRLHSTADGIHFREGIDGIIHMVGRLPLLWPTLPFLQLAKILGLGQRLYDWIASRRTIIPTGGCDEHCEIRKPKDGA; encoded by the coding sequence ATGATCCAACAGTTGGAGCGGTGGCTTTCTCATCCCCACCACTTGATTGGTGTAGCCCTATTCCGCATCTTCACCGGGGTTGGCATCAGTTTTTATCTGATTTATCATTGGCCGGAGCGACATCTACTGTGGGGAGATACCGGGTTGTGGCCGCGGGAAGTATACCTGGCGGAAGCGGCAGATAGAGGTATCTGGACGCTGTTTCACTTAACAGAATCCCCTTGGCTGCTGGAAGCTGTCTATGGAGGCGGATTGGTCGTTTCCTTCCTGTTTACGATCGGATTGTGGACACGCCCGCTGAGCATTGCGGTCTTTCTCGTCTTTTGGTCTTTATATTATCGTAATACCAACGTGCCTAACGGCGGAGACAATCTCATCCGGATTCAACTCTTTTTTCTGATGTTCACCCAGGCGGGAGCGCGTCTCTCTGTCGATGCCTGGTTGCGACGGCGCAGTGGAAAACCACCTTCTCCCCTGAGTCGTATGCTTCGCCCTTATGGCGCCCTTTTTCACAACCTCGCCGTCGTAGCCATGGTGGGACAATTGTTGTTTCTTTATTTTACAGCGGGTATATATAAAGTAATGGGGTCGATGTGGCAAGAAGGGACCGCCGTCTATTATGCCATGCGTGTTCAGGATTTCGTTTGGCCCGGGGTTAGTAAGGTCATATGGGCCTCTGAAGGGGGGATTGTCTTTCTCACCTATTCCTCTGTGCTGTTTCAGATTGCGTTTCCTTTTTTGCTTCTCAACCGCTGGAGCAAATACGCCGCCATACTGGGAGCCCTACTCTTCCATGCCGGTGTTGGCCTCATGATGAATCTAGTACTTTTCTCCTGGTATATGATCGCTTGTGAGTGGCTGTTGCTAAGTGATCGTGAATACCGCTGGTTGAAAAATACCTTATCCCCACTTCTCCCACGGAAAGGAGGGCTCACCATGAAGCATGGATCAAGCGAGAATAATCGCCCATCCGCCATGTCCATCACCGTTTTCTATGACGGCTGGTGTCGTTTCTGCACCAAAAGCGTCACTACCGCCTCTCGCCTCGACTGGTTTGGGTGGATTCGGTTTGTCTCCTTCCGGGAGCCGGGAATCATCCAACAGTGGAATTTGGATCCGGAAAAGGTGGAAAAGCGGCTGCACAGCACGGCGGACGGCATTCACTTCCGTGAAGGGATTGACGGGATTATACACATGGTGGGGCGACTCCCGCTGTTGTGGCCCACCTTGCCCTTTTTACAACTCGCCAAAATACTCGGCTTGGGACAGCGCCTCTATGATTGGATCGCCAGCCGCCGTACCATTATTCCCACCGGCGGCTGCGACGAACACTGTGAGATTAGGAAACCGAAAGATGGAGCCTAA
- a CDS encoding DUF5819 family protein — protein MRQRNKLFPAVAFVAITALTVHFAVVILSLTPDNPVKNRHQDAINKYTDPLFTQNWMLFAPNPVSQHRNLSAQARIANPQSGEITETEWVDITGPLIKEKQENRISSEAIVARHIISGLRAYLSKDKGRQRDGEKMLQRAASTALAHHWSDQDIREVRLRIITQAVPSFQERYLPDDSIQRNFHESDWLPFAPAEEEWPR, from the coding sequence GTGCGCCAGCGAAATAAACTGTTTCCAGCGGTAGCCTTTGTGGCGATCACTGCGTTGACCGTCCATTTTGCTGTTGTCATCCTATCACTTACACCGGACAATCCGGTTAAAAACCGCCACCAAGATGCCATCAACAAATACACGGATCCTCTATTCACGCAAAATTGGATGTTATTTGCGCCCAATCCCGTTTCACAACACCGCAATCTTTCGGCCCAAGCCCGCATCGCCAACCCCCAAAGCGGTGAGATAACGGAGACGGAATGGGTGGACATTACCGGACCTTTGATCAAAGAAAAGCAAGAGAATCGGATCTCCTCCGAAGCGATTGTAGCCCGTCACATTATTTCCGGACTGCGGGCCTACCTGAGCAAGGACAAAGGACGTCAGCGAGATGGGGAAAAGATGTTGCAACGGGCGGCGTCCACCGCATTGGCCCATCACTGGTCGGATCAAGACATCCGCGAAGTTCGCCTGCGCATCATCACCCAGGCGGTTCCTTCCTTTCAAGAACGGTATCTCCCCGATGATTCGATCCAACGGAATTTTCATGAATCCGATTGGCTTCCCTTCGCCCCCGCCGAAGAGGAGTGGCCACGATGA